The following proteins are encoded in a genomic region of Streptomyces sp. NBC_01723:
- the bldD gene encoding transcriptional regulator BldD, producing MSSEYAKQLGAKLRAIRTQQGLSLHGVEEKSQGRWKAVVVGSYERGDRAVTVQRLAELADFYGVPVQELLPGTTPGGAAEPPPKLVLDLERLATVPAEKAGPLQRYAATIQSQRGDYNGKVLSIRQDDLRTLAVIYDQSPSVLTEQLISWGVLDADARRAVASHDEL from the coding sequence ATGTCCAGCGAATACGCCAAACAGCTCGGGGCCAAGCTCCGGGCCATCCGCACCCAGCAGGGCCTTTCCCTCCACGGTGTCGAGGAGAAGTCCCAGGGCCGCTGGAAGGCCGTCGTGGTCGGTTCGTACGAGCGCGGCGACCGTGCCGTGACCGTGCAGCGCCTCGCCGAGTTGGCGGACTTCTACGGCGTTCCCGTGCAGGAGCTGCTGCCGGGCACCACCCCGGGCGGTGCCGCCGAGCCGCCGCCGAAGCTGGTCCTGGACCTGGAGCGGCTGGCCACGGTGCCGGCCGAGAAGGCGGGCCCCCTCCAGCGGTACGCGGCCACGATCCAGTCGCAGCGCGGTGACTACAACGGCAAGGTGCTCTCGATCCGCCAGGACGACCTGCGCACACTCGCCGTCATCTACGACCAGTCGCCCTCGGTTCTGACCGAGCAGCTGATCAGCTGGGGCGTCCTGGACGCGGACGCGCGCCGCGCGGTGGCGTCCCACGACGAACTCTGA
- the nusB gene encoding transcription antitermination factor NusB: protein MAARNTARKRAFQILFEGDQRGADVLTVLADWVRHSRSDTRQPPVSEYTMELVEGYAAHAERIDELIAQYAVGWTLDRMPVVDRNILRLGAYELVWVDATPDAVVLDEMVQLAKEFSTDDSPAFVNGLLGRLKDLKPSLRRE from the coding sequence GTGGCTGCTCGCAACACGGCCCGCAAGCGCGCCTTCCAGATCCTCTTCGAGGGCGATCAGCGCGGCGCCGACGTCCTGACGGTGCTCGCCGACTGGGTCCGGCACTCCCGGTCCGACACCCGGCAGCCGCCGGTGAGCGAGTACACGATGGAGCTGGTCGAGGGCTACGCCGCCCACGCCGAGCGCATCGACGAGCTGATCGCGCAGTACGCGGTCGGCTGGACGCTCGACCGGATGCCCGTCGTCGACCGCAACATCCTGCGCCTGGGCGCGTACGAACTGGTCTGGGTCGACGCGACTCCGGACGCGGTCGTCCTGGACGAGATGGTGCAGCTGGCGAAGGAGTTCTCCACGGACGACTCGCCCGCGTTCGTGAACGGCCTGCTCGGCCGGCTGAAGGACCTGAAGCCCTCGCTGCGCCGCGAGTAG
- the efp gene encoding elongation factor P, whose translation MASTNDLKNGMVLKLEGGQLWSVVEFQHVKPGKGPAFVRTKLKNVLSGKVVDKTFNAGVKVETATVDKRDMQFSYMDGDYFVFMDMETYDQLHVDRKAVGDAANFLVEGFTATVAQHEGEVLFVELPAAVELTIQETEPGVQGDRSTGGTKPAILETGHQINVPLFITTGEKIKVDTRSSDYLGRVNS comes from the coding sequence GTGGCTTCCACGAACGACCTCAAGAACGGCATGGTGCTCAAGCTCGAAGGCGGCCAGCTCTGGTCCGTCGTCGAGTTCCAGCACGTCAAGCCCGGCAAGGGCCCGGCCTTCGTGCGCACCAAGCTCAAGAACGTGCTTTCCGGCAAGGTCGTCGACAAGACCTTCAACGCCGGCGTCAAGGTCGAGACGGCCACTGTCGACAAGCGTGACATGCAGTTCTCGTACATGGACGGCGACTACTTCGTCTTCATGGACATGGAGACCTACGACCAGCTGCACGTCGACCGCAAGGCCGTCGGCGACGCCGCCAACTTCCTGGTGGAGGGCTTCACCGCCACCGTCGCGCAGCACGAGGGCGAGGTGCTCTTCGTCGAGCTGCCCGCCGCCGTCGAGCTGACCATCCAGGAGACCGAGCCGGGCGTCCAGGGCGACCGCTCCACCGGCGGCACCAAGCCCGCCATCCTGGAGACCGGTCACCAGATCAACGTCCCGCTCTTCATCACCACCGGTGAGAAGATCAAGGTCGACACCCGTTCCAGCGACTACCTCGGCCGGGTGAACAGCTAA
- a CDS encoding aminopeptidase P family protein — MSEVYAARRTRLRERCNAGGSAAALVSRPANVRYLAGAAPHGAVLLLGKTEDVLVCSGPLDDRPAQARPDESLQVRALPGPGGDAAVAATGFAATQGAESLATEDHHLTVVRHRAMRSVAPGLRLTDLGQAVEQLRVVKDEEEISCLRIGAEIADQALGELLESILVGRTERHLALELERRLVDHGADGPAFPTSVGTGPNSGRRGHRPTDRRVEEGDFLSVCLGATYRGYRCEIGRTFVIGTSPADWQIELYDLVFSAQRAGREALSPGAACRDVDRAARQALDSAGYGEHLPALTGHGVGLEIDEDPQLAPAAMGKLDACVPVTVEPGVHLPGRGGVRIDDTLVVRPEADGGPELLTITTKELLAL; from the coding sequence ATGTCAGAGGTGTACGCGGCCCGCCGGACGCGCCTACGGGAACGCTGCAACGCGGGCGGCAGCGCGGCGGCGCTCGTCTCCCGGCCCGCCAACGTGCGCTATCTCGCGGGCGCCGCCCCGCACGGCGCCGTGCTGCTCCTCGGCAAGACCGAGGACGTGCTGGTCTGCTCCGGACCGCTGGACGACCGGCCGGCCCAGGCCAGGCCCGACGAGTCGCTTCAAGTGCGGGCGCTGCCGGGACCCGGCGGCGACGCCGCCGTCGCGGCGACCGGCTTCGCCGCGACCCAGGGCGCCGAGTCCCTCGCCACCGAGGACCACCACCTCACCGTCGTCCGGCACCGCGCCATGCGCTCCGTCGCACCCGGGCTGCGCCTGACCGACCTGGGCCAGGCGGTCGAGCAGCTCCGGGTGGTCAAGGACGAGGAGGAGATCTCCTGCCTGCGCATCGGCGCCGAGATCGCCGACCAGGCCCTCGGTGAACTCCTGGAGTCCATCCTGGTCGGGCGCACCGAACGGCATCTCGCCCTGGAGCTGGAGCGCCGCCTGGTCGACCACGGCGCCGACGGCCCCGCCTTCCCCACCTCCGTGGGCACCGGCCCGAACTCGGGGCGCCGCGGCCACCGCCCCACCGACCGGCGCGTGGAGGAGGGTGACTTCCTCTCGGTCTGCCTGGGCGCGACCTACCGCGGCTACCGCTGCGAGATCGGGCGTACGTTCGTCATCGGCACCTCGCCGGCCGACTGGCAGATCGAGCTGTACGACCTCGTCTTCTCCGCCCAGCGGGCCGGACGGGAGGCGCTCTCACCCGGTGCCGCCTGCCGTGACGTGGACCGTGCCGCCCGCCAGGCGCTGGACTCGGCGGGGTACGGTGAGCACCTCCCGGCGCTCACCGGTCACGGCGTCGGACTCGAAATCGACGAGGACCCGCAGTTGGCTCCTGCGGCCATGGGTAAACTGGACGCTTGTGTGCCGGTCACCGTCGAACCGGGGGTCCACCTCCCGGGCCGGGGCGGGGTCCGGATCGATGACACGCTCGTCGTGCGCCCCGAGGCGGACGGCGGACCCGAGCTACTCACCATCACGACCAAGGAGCTGCTCGCGCTCTAG
- a CDS encoding Pro-rich N-terminal domain-containing protein: MQHPVGSPLPPPHQPGHGPAAGWSPAAHHPGPHQGPAPVPPPQAPEYPMRAPDPAAPPRTAAPQPAPGPAPGAHQPAPAPPVPDTTGHVRLPPGGPVAVPSVPPATAAAPDSTTTTLAVLLIGPAGAGKTSVAKYWADHRRVPTAHISLDDVREWVRSGFADPQAGWNEHSEAQYRLARRTCGFSARNFLANGISCILDDAVFPDRPVVGLGGWKRHVGPGLLPVVLLPGLDVVLERNAERRGNRRLTDEEVARIHGRMAGWYGSGLPIIDNSQLDVPETAQLLNEVLSRSIASPPSW; the protein is encoded by the coding sequence ATGCAGCACCCCGTGGGTTCGCCGCTGCCGCCGCCCCACCAGCCGGGGCACGGACCGGCCGCCGGCTGGTCCCCGGCCGCACACCACCCGGGTCCGCACCAGGGGCCCGCCCCCGTGCCCCCGCCTCAGGCGCCGGAGTACCCGATGCGGGCCCCCGACCCCGCGGCCCCGCCGCGGACGGCGGCGCCGCAACCGGCACCCGGCCCGGCACCGGGTGCGCACCAGCCGGCCCCCGCCCCGCCCGTGCCGGACACCACCGGCCACGTACGGCTGCCGCCCGGCGGCCCCGTCGCCGTGCCCAGCGTGCCCCCCGCGACGGCCGCCGCACCCGACTCCACCACGACCACCCTGGCGGTACTGCTCATCGGTCCCGCCGGAGCCGGCAAGACCAGCGTCGCCAAGTACTGGGCGGACCACCGCCGGGTCCCCACCGCGCACATCAGCCTCGACGACGTCCGCGAATGGGTCCGCTCCGGCTTCGCCGACCCCCAAGCCGGGTGGAACGAGCACTCGGAGGCGCAGTACCGCCTCGCCCGCCGCACCTGCGGCTTCTCCGCGCGCAACTTCCTCGCCAACGGCATCTCCTGCATCCTCGACGACGCGGTCTTCCCGGACCGCCCGGTCGTCGGCCTCGGCGGCTGGAAGCGGCACGTCGGGCCCGGCCTGCTCCCGGTCGTCCTGCTGCCGGGCCTGGACGTCGTCCTGGAACGCAACGCCGAACGCCGCGGCAACAGGCGCCTCACCGACGAGGAGGTCGCCCGCATCCACGGCCGCATGGCCGGCTGGTACGGCTCGGGCCTCCCCATCATCGACAACTCCCAGCTGGACGTCCCGGAGACCGCCCAGCTCCTGAACGAGGTCCTGTCCCGCTCGATAGCGAGCCCGCCCAGCTGGTAG
- the aroB gene encoding 3-dehydroquinate synthase, whose product MSEAVTRIRIDGTAGSEPYEVLVGRQLLGELGGLIGDRAKRVAVIHPEALAETGDALRADLAEQGYEAVAIQVPNAEEAKTAEVAAYCWKALGQSGFTRTDVIIGVGGGASTDLAGFVAATWLRGVRWIAVPTTVLAMVDAAVGGKTGINTAEGKNLVGSFHPPAGVLCDLAALDSLPVNDYVSGLAEVIKAGFIADPVILDLIESDPQAARTPAGPHTAELIVRSIKVKAEVVSSDLKEAGLREILNYGHTLGHAIEKNERYKWRHGAAVAVGMHFAAELGRLAGRLDDATADRHRTILEAVGLPLHYRHDQWPKLVENMRVDKKSRGDLLRFIVLDGLAKPTVLEGPDPAVLLAAYGEVGE is encoded by the coding sequence ATGAGCGAGGCAGTCACCCGGATCCGGATCGACGGCACCGCCGGGTCCGAGCCCTACGAGGTCCTGGTGGGCCGTCAGCTCCTCGGCGAGCTGGGCGGCCTGATCGGCGACCGCGCCAAGCGGGTCGCGGTGATCCACCCCGAGGCGCTCGCCGAGACCGGTGACGCCCTGCGCGCCGACCTCGCCGAGCAGGGCTACGAGGCGGTCGCCATCCAGGTGCCCAACGCCGAGGAGGCCAAGACCGCGGAGGTCGCCGCCTACTGCTGGAAGGCGCTCGGCCAGTCCGGGTTCACCCGCACCGACGTCATCATCGGTGTCGGCGGCGGCGCCAGCACCGACCTCGCCGGGTTCGTGGCCGCGACCTGGCTGCGCGGGGTGCGCTGGATCGCCGTCCCCACCACCGTGCTGGCCATGGTGGACGCGGCCGTCGGCGGCAAGACCGGCATCAACACCGCCGAGGGCAAGAACCTCGTCGGCTCCTTCCACCCGCCGGCCGGTGTCCTGTGCGACCTGGCCGCCCTGGACTCGCTGCCGGTCAACGACTACGTCTCCGGGCTGGCCGAGGTCATCAAGGCCGGCTTCATCGCCGACCCGGTGATCCTGGACCTGATCGAGTCCGACCCGCAGGCCGCGCGGACCCCGGCCGGACCGCACACCGCCGAGCTGATCGTGCGGTCCATCAAGGTCAAGGCCGAGGTCGTCTCCTCCGACCTGAAGGAGGCCGGCCTCCGGGAGATCCTCAACTACGGCCACACCCTCGGCCACGCCATCGAGAAGAACGAGCGCTACAAGTGGCGGCACGGCGCCGCCGTCGCGGTCGGCATGCACTTCGCCGCCGAACTGGGGCGCCTCGCGGGCCGCCTGGACGACGCCACCGCCGACCGGCACCGCACCATCCTCGAAGCGGTCGGCCTGCCGCTGCACTACCGCCACGACCAGTGGCCCAAGCTCGTCGAGAACATGAGGGTCGACAAGAAGTCGCGCGGCGACCTGCTCCGCTTCATCGTCCTGGACGGACTCGCCAAGCCCACCGTGCTGGAGGGTCCCGACCCGGCCGTCCTGCTCGCCGCCTACGGCGAGGTGGGCGAGTAG
- a CDS encoding shikimate kinase, protein MSGAPLVVLVGPMGVGKSTVGQLLAERLGVGYRDTDEDIVSAQGRSIAEIFVDEGEPVFRELEKNAVRTALTGHDGVLALGGGAILDADTRALLAGQRVVYLSMAVDEAVKRTGLNAARPLLAVNPRKQWRELMEARRHLYEEAATVVVATDGRTPEEVTQAALDALELKEA, encoded by the coding sequence ATGAGCGGGGCCCCGCTGGTCGTCCTCGTCGGACCGATGGGCGTGGGCAAGTCCACCGTCGGACAACTGCTGGCCGAGCGGCTCGGCGTGGGCTACCGGGACACCGACGAGGACATCGTCTCCGCCCAGGGGCGCAGCATCGCCGAGATCTTCGTGGACGAGGGCGAGCCCGTCTTCCGGGAACTGGAGAAGAACGCCGTGCGTACGGCGCTCACCGGGCACGACGGCGTGCTCGCCCTCGGCGGCGGCGCGATCCTGGACGCGGACACGCGTGCCCTGCTCGCCGGGCAGCGGGTCGTCTACCTCTCCATGGCCGTTGACGAGGCCGTCAAACGGACCGGCCTGAACGCCGCGCGTCCACTGCTGGCGGTCAACCCGCGCAAGCAGTGGCGCGAACTGATGGAGGCCCGTCGGCACCTGTACGAGGAGGCGGCCACGGTGGTCGTGGCCACCGACGGCCGCACGCCCGAGGAAGTCACCCAAGCCGCGCTGGACGCACTGGAGTTGAAGGAAGCATGA
- the aroC gene encoding chorismate synthase: MSRLRWLTAGESHGPALVATLEGLPAGVPITTDMVADHLARRRLGYGRGARMKFERDEVTFLGGVRHGLTMGSPVAVMVGNTEWPKWEQVMAADPVDPEVLAGLARNAPLTRPRPGHADLAGMQKYGFDEARPILERASARETAARVALGAVARSYLKETTGVEIVSHVVELAAAKAPHGVYPTPADVEKLDADPVRCLDADASKAMVAEIDQAHKDGDTLGGVVEILAYGVPVGLGSHVHWDRKLDARLAGALMGIQAIKGVEIGDGFELARVPGSQAHDEIVNTPEGLRRVSGRSGGTEGGLTTGELLRVRAAMKPIATVPRALKTVDVTTGEATQAHHQRSDVSAVPAAGIVAEAMVALVLADAVAEKFGGDSVVETRRNVTSYLDALAIR, encoded by the coding sequence TTGAGCAGGTTGCGCTGGCTGACCGCGGGGGAGTCCCACGGTCCCGCACTCGTGGCGACGCTGGAGGGACTGCCCGCCGGCGTGCCGATCACCACGGACATGGTGGCGGACCATCTGGCGAGGCGTCGGCTCGGCTATGGACGCGGTGCCCGGATGAAGTTCGAGCGCGACGAGGTCACCTTCCTCGGCGGCGTCCGGCACGGCCTGACGATGGGTTCCCCGGTCGCCGTGATGGTGGGCAACACCGAGTGGCCCAAGTGGGAGCAGGTCATGGCGGCCGACCCGGTCGACCCGGAGGTGCTGGCCGGCCTGGCGCGCAACGCCCCGCTGACCCGGCCCCGCCCCGGCCACGCCGACCTCGCGGGCATGCAGAAGTACGGCTTCGACGAGGCCCGCCCGATCCTGGAGCGTGCCTCCGCGCGGGAGACGGCCGCCCGCGTGGCGCTCGGCGCCGTGGCGCGGTCGTACCTCAAGGAGACGACCGGCGTCGAGATCGTCAGCCACGTCGTCGAGCTGGCCGCGGCGAAGGCCCCCCACGGCGTGTACCCGACGCCGGCCGACGTCGAGAAGCTGGACGCCGACCCGGTGCGCTGCCTGGACGCGGACGCCTCGAAGGCGATGGTCGCCGAGATCGACCAGGCCCACAAGGACGGCGACACCCTCGGCGGCGTCGTCGAGATCCTCGCCTACGGCGTGCCGGTGGGCCTCGGCTCCCACGTCCACTGGGACCGCAAGCTCGACGCCCGGCTCGCGGGCGCGCTCATGGGCATCCAGGCGATCAAGGGCGTCGAGATCGGCGACGGCTTCGAGCTGGCCCGCGTGCCCGGTTCCCAGGCCCACGACGAGATCGTGAACACGCCCGAGGGTCTTCGTCGCGTCTCCGGCCGCTCCGGCGGCACCGAGGGCGGCCTCACCACCGGTGAGCTGCTGCGGGTGCGCGCCGCGATGAAGCCGATCGCGACCGTGCCGCGCGCCCTGAAGACCGTGGACGTGACCACCGGCGAGGCCACGCAGGCGCACCACCAGCGCTCCGACGTGTCCGCCGTGCCGGCCGCCGGAATCGTCGCCGAGGCCATGGTGGCCCTCGTGCTCGCGGACGCCGTCGCGGAGAAGTTCGGCGGCGACTCGGTCGTCGAGACCCGCCGCAACGTGACCTCGTACCTCGACGCCCTGGCCATCCGATGA
- a CDS encoding shikimate dehydrogenase has protein sequence MPAPATDRRRAAVLGSPIAHSLSPVLHRTAYAELGLADWTYESFDVDEATLPGFLEELGPEWAGLSLTMPLKRAVIPLLDGISETAASVDAVNTVVLTDDGRRTGDNTDIPGMVAALREHGIEKVETAAVLGAGATASSALAALARICTGEITVYVRSAARAAEMRGWAERLDIGVRVADWADAEEALHAPLVVATTPAGTTDALAAAVPEMPATLFDVLYDPWPTALAARWSLSGGAVVSGLDLLVHQAVLQVERMTGRAPAPLAAMRKAGERALADR, from the coding sequence ATGCCAGCTCCGGCAACTGACCGTCGCCGGGCCGCCGTTCTCGGCTCCCCGATCGCCCACTCACTCTCGCCGGTACTGCACCGCACCGCCTACGCGGAGCTGGGGCTGGCGGACTGGACGTACGAGAGCTTCGACGTCGACGAGGCGACGCTGCCCGGCTTCCTCGAAGAGCTGGGGCCCGAGTGGGCGGGGCTGTCGCTGACGATGCCGCTCAAGCGGGCGGTGATCCCGCTGCTCGACGGCATCAGCGAGACGGCGGCCTCCGTGGACGCGGTCAACACCGTCGTCCTCACCGACGACGGCCGCAGGACCGGCGACAACACCGACATCCCCGGCATGGTCGCCGCCCTGCGCGAGCACGGCATCGAGAAGGTCGAGACCGCGGCGGTCCTGGGCGCAGGCGCCACCGCGTCCTCCGCGCTCGCCGCCCTGGCCCGGATCTGCACCGGCGAGATCACCGTCTACGTCCGCAGCGCGGCGCGCGCCGCCGAGATGCGCGGCTGGGCGGAACGCCTCGACATCGGTGTGCGCGTCGCGGACTGGGCGGACGCCGAGGAGGCGCTGCACGCCCCGCTGGTCGTGGCCACCACCCCGGCCGGCACCACCGACGCCCTCGCCGCGGCGGTCCCGGAGATGCCCGCCACCCTCTTCGACGTGCTCTACGACCCCTGGCCCACCGCGCTGGCCGCCCGCTGGTCACTGTCCGGCGGCGCCGTCGTCAGCGGCCTCGACCTGCTCGTCCACCAGGCGGTCCTCCAGGTGGAGCGGATGACGGGCCGCGCGCCCGCCCCCCTCGCCGCCATGCGAAAAGCGGGAGAACGCGCGCTCGCGGACCGTTAG
- the mltG gene encoding endolytic transglycosylase MltG codes for MTDYGRGPGSEPWHPEDPLYGDGGWGGQQAHAGGQSPYGGQPQYPEQQHAQQQYADWSDGGQSAYGNQPQYDEYGRQHPEPQYDQYGQPQYDQRQYDQQQYCQQYAPQAHPQQGYDNGNWDTGAHPHAQYPGDPSDPYGRQPAGYPAEQPDFYGTPEAYPPPEPPGRRRTEPEPQRTDWDPGPDEGEHAFFAGRDADSDDDPADDGRDDRRGRGGKPKKRRSGCACLVVCLVLGGGVAGVGYFGYQFYQDRFGAAPNFAGDGNGEEVTVTIPKGAGGSTIGQELKRQGVVKSVDAFIAAQQSNPRGKSIQDGVYTLQKEMSAESAVELLLSPGSRSNLIIAEGRRNVDVYKLIDKRLGVKEGTTAKVAKTESDSLGLPDWALNHKNVKDPLEGFLYPSSYSAAKGQKPEDVLKQMVSRASEQYQRIGLEEKAEGLGLKGPWELLTVASLLQAEGKTHDDFRKMSEVIYNRLKPTNTETNQKLQFDSSFNYLKGQSNINISESEINSNTDPYNTYTNKGLPPGPIGNPGEEALQAALNPTTDGWIYFVATDGVAKTEFAKTHDEFLKLKEKFDASSGN; via the coding sequence ATGACTGACTATGGCCGGGGCCCAGGCTCCGAACCGTGGCATCCGGAGGACCCGTTGTACGGGGACGGCGGATGGGGAGGACAGCAGGCCCACGCGGGCGGGCAGTCCCCCTACGGCGGCCAGCCACAGTATCCGGAGCAGCAGCACGCCCAGCAGCAGTACGCCGACTGGAGCGACGGCGGCCAGTCCGCGTACGGCAACCAGCCCCAGTACGACGAGTACGGGCGGCAGCACCCCGAGCCGCAGTACGACCAGTACGGTCAGCCGCAGTACGACCAGCGGCAGTATGACCAGCAGCAGTACTGCCAGCAGTACGCGCCCCAGGCGCACCCCCAGCAGGGATACGACAACGGCAACTGGGACACCGGCGCGCATCCCCACGCGCAGTACCCGGGCGACCCGTCGGACCCCTACGGCCGGCAGCCCGCCGGCTACCCGGCCGAACAGCCCGACTTCTACGGCACGCCGGAGGCGTATCCCCCGCCTGAGCCGCCCGGCCGCCGGCGCACCGAGCCCGAGCCGCAGCGCACCGACTGGGACCCCGGACCCGACGAGGGCGAACACGCGTTCTTCGCCGGCCGGGACGCCGACAGCGACGACGACCCGGCGGACGACGGCCGCGACGACCGCAGGGGGCGTGGCGGCAAGCCGAAGAAACGTCGCAGCGGATGTGCCTGCCTGGTGGTCTGCCTGGTGCTGGGCGGCGGTGTCGCGGGCGTCGGCTATTTCGGCTACCAGTTCTACCAGGACCGTTTCGGCGCCGCCCCGAACTTCGCGGGCGACGGCAACGGCGAGGAAGTCACCGTCACCATCCCCAAGGGCGCGGGCGGCTCCACGATCGGCCAGGAGCTGAAGCGGCAGGGCGTGGTGAAGAGCGTCGACGCCTTCATCGCCGCCCAGCAGAGCAACCCCCGCGGCAAGAGCATCCAGGACGGCGTGTACACGCTGCAGAAGGAGATGTCCGCCGAGAGCGCGGTCGAACTCCTGCTCAGCCCCGGCAGCCGCAGCAACCTGATCATCGCCGAGGGCAGGCGCAACGTCGACGTCTACAAGCTGATCGACAAGCGCCTCGGAGTGAAGGAAGGCACCACCGCCAAGGTCGCCAAGACCGAGTCGGACAGCCTGGGCCTGCCCGACTGGGCGCTGAACCACAAGAACGTCAAGGACCCCCTGGAGGGCTTCCTCTACCCGTCCAGCTACTCGGCGGCCAAGGGCCAGAAGCCCGAGGACGTGCTGAAGCAGATGGTGTCCCGGGCCAGCGAGCAGTACCAGCGGATCGGCCTGGAGGAGAAGGCGGAGGGCCTGGGCCTCAAGGGTCCGTGGGAACTGCTCACGGTCGCGAGCCTCTTGCAGGCGGAGGGCAAGACCCACGACGACTTCCGCAAGATGTCCGAGGTCATCTACAACCGGCTCAAGCCCACCAACACCGAGACGAACCAGAAGCTCCAGTTCGACTCGTCCTTCAACTATCTCAAGGGCCAGAGCAACATCAACATCAGCGAGTCCGAGATCAACAGCAACACGGACCCGTACAACACCTACACCAACAAGGGCCTGCCGCCCGGACCCATCGGCAACCCCGGCGAAGAAGCCCTGCAAGCCGCCCTGAACCCCACGACCGACGGCTGGATCTACTTCGTGGCCACGGACGGCGTGGCCAAGACCGAGTTCGCCAAGACGCACGACGAGTTCTTGAAGCTGAAGGAAAAGTTCGATGCCAGCTCCGGCAACTGA
- the ruvX gene encoding Holliday junction resolvase RuvX: MRRGRRLAVDVGDARIGVASCDPDGILATPVETVPGRDVPAAHRRLRLLVEEYDPIEVVVGLPRSLKGGEGPAAAKVRRFAQELARGIAPVPVRLVDERMTTVTATQGLRASGVKSKKGRSVIDQAAAVIILQQALESERVSGRPPGEGVEVVI; encoded by the coding sequence ATGCGCCGCGGCCGCCGCCTGGCCGTCGACGTCGGGGACGCCCGGATCGGGGTCGCCTCCTGCGACCCCGACGGGATCCTCGCCACACCGGTGGAGACCGTCCCCGGACGCGACGTGCCCGCCGCGCACCGCAGGCTCAGGCTGCTGGTGGAGGAGTACGACCCGATCGAGGTCGTCGTCGGTCTCCCGCGCTCCCTCAAGGGGGGCGAGGGCCCGGCCGCGGCCAAGGTGCGGCGCTTCGCGCAGGAGCTGGCCCGGGGCATCGCGCCGGTGCCGGTCAGGCTCGTCGACGAGCGCATGACCACGGTGACCGCCACCCAGGGGCTGCGCGCCTCGGGCGTGAAGTCCAAGAAGGGCCGCTCCGTCATCGACCAGGCCGCCGCTGTGATCATCCTCCAGCAGGCGCTGGAATCCGAACGGGTGTCAGGCAGACCACCCGGCGAGGGCGTCGAAGTGGTCATCTGA